In Luteitalea sp. TBR-22, one genomic interval encodes:
- a CDS encoding FAD-binding oxidoreductase, with translation MPDALTLVVRSLTAPTPTTRRLVLALDGVPFTYQAGQAASIGLHGQRERRPYSIASAPADTATDDRIEFLLRAGPSGSLGRHLDAVRDGARVDFEGPYGSFLLPDDLPPTAPLLFIAGGTGLAPLRSLAREARARGHQGPRHLLYSVRDADDVAYREELASWEADHGGDAVVTVTRRPGEGWAGHRGRIGLSLLRRFAGPPAPLCFLCGPPGMVDDLTHQLSQLGVPADHVRTEQWTPSA, from the coding sequence GTGCCCGACGCCCTGACCCTCGTCGTCCGCAGCCTGACGGCGCCCACGCCGACCACCCGGCGACTCGTGCTCGCCCTCGACGGCGTGCCCTTCACCTACCAGGCGGGACAGGCGGCGTCGATCGGGCTGCACGGCCAGCGTGAACGACGCCCGTATTCCATCGCCTCGGCCCCCGCCGACACCGCGACCGACGACCGGATCGAGTTCCTGCTGCGCGCCGGCCCGTCGGGCAGCCTGGGGCGGCACCTCGATGCCGTGCGCGACGGCGCGCGTGTGGACTTCGAGGGCCCGTACGGCTCGTTCCTCCTGCCGGACGACCTGCCGCCGACGGCACCGCTGCTGTTCATCGCGGGCGGCACGGGACTGGCCCCTCTGCGATCGCTGGCGCGCGAGGCTCGGGCGCGGGGCCACCAGGGCCCGCGTCACCTGCTGTACTCGGTGCGGGATGCCGACGATGTCGCGTACCGCGAGGAACTGGCGTCGTGGGAGGCCGACCACGGCGGGGACGCCGTGGTCACCGTGACGCGGCGCCCCGGCGAGGGCTGGGCGGGCCACCGGGGACGGATCGGCCTGTCGTTGTTGCGCCGATTCGCGGGGCCGCCAGCGCCGCTCTGCTTCCTGTGCGGGCCGCCGGGGATGGTCGACGACCTCACGCACCAACTGTCACAGCTGGGCGTGCCCGCCGATCACGTGCGCACGGAGCAATGGACTCCGAGTGCCTGA
- a CDS encoding DUF5615 family PIN-like protein — MGTLFSELGPLRAAKARGPLIYADANVPAPLVGFMRDRLGWDVLHVIEEPEWRRATDLAHFLRARDLHRTLVTLDHDFLDHRRFPPSDGPGTIVLSAPDERGLRTLLAQVDTFLRERPADRPLVGRTLSLHPGWTARSSC, encoded by the coding sequence ATGGGCACCTTGTTCTCCGAACTCGGCCCGCTCCGCGCCGCGAAGGCGCGTGGCCCGCTCATCTACGCCGACGCCAACGTGCCGGCGCCCCTGGTCGGCTTCATGCGCGACAGGCTCGGCTGGGACGTGCTGCACGTGATAGAGGAACCCGAGTGGCGGCGCGCCACCGACCTGGCGCACTTCCTGCGGGCCCGGGACCTGCACCGCACCCTGGTCACGCTCGACCACGACTTTCTGGATCACCGGCGATTCCCGCCCTCCGACGGCCCGGGCACCATCGTGTTGAGCGCGCCGGACGAACGAGGCCTGCGGACGCTCCTCGCCCAGGTCGATACATTTCTGCGTGAGCGGCCTGCCGATCGCCCCCTGGTCGGCCGCACACTGAGCCTGCACCCGGGCTGGACCGCCCGTTCCTCATGCTGA